A genomic window from Polaribacter gangjinensis includes:
- a CDS encoding ABC transporter ATP-binding protein: MIVAENIHKYYGDVEVLKGVNLHIKKGEIVAIVGPSGAGKTTLLQILGTLDKPEKETDFQLSINDISLKKLSDKQLSEFRNKHIGFIFQFHQLLPEFTALENVCIPGFIAKKSKNEVENEAKKILSFLGLSHRLQHKPNELSGGEQQRVAVARALINNPAVILADEPSGNLDSESAKNLHELFFTLRDEFGQTFVLVTHNEELANMADRKLTMIDGKMTE; the protein is encoded by the coding sequence ATGATTGTTGCAGAAAATATTCACAAATATTATGGTGATGTTGAAGTGTTAAAAGGTGTGAATTTACACATCAAAAAAGGAGAAATTGTAGCGATTGTTGGTCCTTCTGGAGCTGGAAAAACAACCCTTTTACAAATTTTAGGAACTCTTGACAAACCTGAAAAAGAAACTGATTTTCAGCTTAGCATCAATGATATTTCGTTAAAAAAATTATCCGATAAGCAATTATCTGAATTTAGAAACAAACATATTGGTTTTATTTTTCAATTTCATCAATTATTACCCGAGTTTACAGCCTTAGAAAATGTGTGTATTCCTGGATTTATAGCAAAAAAATCGAAAAATGAAGTCGAAAATGAGGCTAAAAAAATTCTTTCTTTTTTAGGATTGTCACATAGATTACAACACAAACCAAATGAACTTTCTGGGGGTGAGCAACAAAGAGTAGCTGTAGCAAGAGCATTAATTAACAATCCTGCTGTTATTTTGGCTGATGAACCTAGTGGAAATTTAGATAGTGAATCTGCTAAAAATTTACACGAATTATTTTTTACTTTGAGAGATGAATTTGGACAAACTTTCGTTTTAGTTACACATAATGAAGAATTGGCAAACATGGCAGATAGAAAATTGACCATGATTGATGGAAAGATGACAGAATAA
- a CDS encoding TIGR02757 family protein — MTQTELKEFLDEKARFYNNPSFIESDPIQIPHQFSKKEDIEIAAFLTATISWGNRKMIIQNASKMMELLEFSPHDFILNHHENDLKSFDKFVHRTFNSIDFQQFIKSLQHIYLNHGGLENTLLISDKSDTYQKAIHQFKKLFFEIPHSNRTQKHISDPMKNSAAKRINMFLRWMVRNDTSGVDFGIWKTHNPANLSCPLDVHSGNVARKLGILKREQNDWKALSELDKKLRKFDKNDPVKYDFALFGLGVFEKFS, encoded by the coding sequence ATGACGCAAACCGAACTCAAAGAATTCCTAGACGAAAAGGCGCGTTTTTACAACAATCCTTCGTTTATTGAATCTGATCCTATTCAAATTCCGCATCAATTTTCTAAGAAAGAAGACATTGAAATTGCAGCATTTTTAACGGCAACAATTTCTTGGGGAAATCGAAAAATGATCATTCAAAATGCTTCAAAAATGATGGAATTGTTAGAATTTTCTCCTCATGATTTTATTCTGAATCATCATGAAAATGATTTAAAATCGTTTGATAAATTTGTTCATAGAACTTTTAATTCTATTGATTTCCAGCAATTTATAAAATCATTACAACATATTTATTTAAATCATGGTGGATTGGAAAATACATTGTTGATTTCAGATAAATCAGATACCTATCAAAAGGCAATTCATCAATTTAAAAAACTTTTTTTTGAAATTCCACACTCAAATAGAACACAAAAACACATTTCAGACCCAATGAAAAATTCGGCCGCAAAACGTATCAATATGTTTTTACGTTGGATGGTTAGAAACGATACTAGTGGAGTTGATTTTGGAATTTGGAAAACCCATAATCCTGCGAATTTATCTTGCCCTTTGGATGTTCATTCAGGGAATGTTGCACGAAAATTAGGCATTTTAAAAAGAGAACAAAACGACTGGAAAGCTTTATCAGAGTTAGATAAAAAACTTCGAAAATTTGATAAAAATGACCCTGTCAAATACGATTTTGCACTTTTTGGATTAGGCGTTTTCGAAAAGTTTTCATAA
- a CDS encoding S10 family peptidase, producing the protein MKKIVFLFALISQILWSQDPRIPLDTMVVTTNSVVIKGKTVPYKATTGMQPVWNENGEIIAALYYTYYKRTDIKNDEERPIIMSFNGGPGSASVWMHIAYTGPKVLKIDDEGYPVQPYGIKDNPNSILDVADIVYINPVNTAYSRPVVADGKKLDKSLFFGINADITYLATWLNTFITRNNRWKSPKYIIGESYGGTRVMGLAAELQNKQWMYLNGVIMVSPADYKVLRTESSVDYAINLPYFTATAWHHKMLSPELQNKDLLEILPEAEDFAINKLLPAIAKGGFISEIEKNDIAEKVAFYSGLSKKVVLQNNLEISPNFFWKELLRDKTGQTIGRLDSRYLGIDKREIGENTDYNPELTSWLHSFTPAINYYIREELNFKTDVKYNLFGPVSPWDNSNDNVREGLRQAMAQNPYLKVLVQSGYYDGATTYFSAKYTMWKTDPSGKMKDRFTFKGYRSGHMMYLRSEDLQKSNDDLRAFILQSLSKNKSAKY; encoded by the coding sequence ATGAAAAAAATAGTTTTCTTATTTGCTTTAATATCACAAATATTATGGTCTCAAGATCCAAGAATCCCTTTAGACACCATGGTTGTTACTACAAATTCTGTTGTCATCAAAGGAAAAACAGTTCCCTATAAAGCCACTACTGGCATGCAACCAGTTTGGAATGAAAATGGCGAAATTATTGCTGCTTTATATTACACTTATTACAAAAGAACAGATATTAAAAATGATGAAGAAAGGCCTATAATCATGTCATTTAATGGTGGTCCTGGTTCTGCATCTGTTTGGATGCACATTGCTTACACAGGTCCAAAAGTGTTAAAAATTGATGATGAAGGATATCCTGTACAACCTTATGGAATCAAAGATAATCCGAATTCAATTTTAGATGTTGCTGACATTGTCTATATAAATCCTGTAAATACAGCATATTCAAGACCAGTTGTTGCTGATGGAAAGAAATTAGATAAATCATTGTTTTTCGGAATCAATGCAGATATTACCTATTTAGCAACATGGCTTAACACTTTTATTACGAGAAATAATCGTTGGAAATCTCCAAAATATATCATAGGCGAAAGTTATGGTGGTACAAGAGTAATGGGTTTAGCCGCTGAATTACAAAATAAACAATGGATGTATTTGAATGGTGTAATCATGGTTTCGCCAGCAGATTATAAAGTTTTACGCACAGAAAGTTCAGTTGATTATGCTATAAATTTACCCTATTTTACAGCTACAGCTTGGCATCACAAAATGCTTTCACCTGAATTACAAAATAAAGATTTACTAGAAATTTTACCAGAGGCTGAAGATTTTGCTATCAACAAATTATTACCAGCCATTGCAAAAGGCGGATTTATCAGTGAAATTGAAAAAAATGACATTGCAGAGAAAGTAGCATTTTATTCAGGATTATCTAAAAAAGTAGTACTTCAAAATAACTTAGAAATTTCTCCAAATTTCTTTTGGAAAGAATTATTAAGAGATAAAACCGGACAAACTATTGGAAGATTAGACTCAAGATATTTAGGCATTGATAAGCGCGAAATTGGCGAAAATACCGATTATAATCCTGAATTGACTTCATGGTTGCATTCATTTACACCAGCAATTAATTATTACATTCGTGAAGAATTGAATTTTAAAACAGATGTAAAATATAATCTATTTGGCCCTGTTTCTCCTTGGGATAATTCGAACGATAATGTTAGAGAAGGTTTGCGTCAAGCAATGGCTCAAAATCCATATTTAAAAGTGCTTGTTCAATCAGGATATTATGATGGTGCAACCACCTATTTTAGCGCAAAATATACCATGTGGAAAACAGATCCAAGTGGAAAAATGAAAGATCGATTTACATTTAAAGGATACAGAAGTGGACACATGATGTATTTAAGAAGCGAAGATTTACAAAAATCGAATGACGATTTGAGAGCATTTATTCTACAAAGTTTATCAAAAAATAAATCTGCAAAATACTAG
- a CDS encoding BatA domain-containing protein, with the protein MQFKNPEILYFLWLLIIPILVHLFQLQKFVKVPFTNVAFLQKIIQDSRKSSRLKKWLILATRMLLLSAILFAFSQPFFSDDKSTKNEKIIVYLDNSLSTQAKGEKGFLLQVAAKEIIENAPQSNTYSLLTNDEFYDDISFSELKKLVLELNYSSKKPSLNSILLKIDALSKKQTKTLNETILISDFQNIYNNEFTNVTPPFSVIKLTESQKNNISIDSVFTSNSMDETTLHVVVKNQGSSKQNVPIALYNEKELSSKQSFSIEENSTKTILFSIQKKEAFNGKISISSSDTFSFDNTFYFHLKTAKKINVLAIGNEVDFLSKIYTEDEFNFTQNLSENINYNLIPKQEILILFELEKISEILSKSVQDFISKSGSVVVIPNPNSDINSYNQFLQKFSSSTFSNKNIDSLKITNIIESHPFFKNVFSKKVENFQYPTVNHFYEINSKNDTKMVTFENNSSFLSQINIPSGALYVFTSAINKKNSSFQNSPLIVPIFYNFGKFSFLQSQLYYFLDDENKIDVDIQLQKDEILEISNTTTTFIPIQQTFQNKVTLTTKENPSEAGFYNINKKGEIIETIAFNTPKEESLLQFLDVAQLEKTNPNITVSDAVSTVFKNIKKKNEVQSLWKWFLALAIVSLFLEILILKFYKP; encoded by the coding sequence ATGCAATTTAAAAATCCGGAAATTTTATACTTTTTGTGGCTGCTAATTATTCCCATTTTAGTCCACCTTTTTCAGTTGCAAAAATTTGTAAAAGTACCTTTTACAAACGTTGCTTTTTTACAGAAAATAATCCAAGATTCTAGAAAGAGTTCAAGGCTAAAAAAATGGTTAATTTTAGCCACAAGAATGCTATTACTTTCAGCGATACTTTTTGCATTTTCACAACCTTTTTTTAGTGATGACAAAAGCACCAAAAATGAGAAAATAATTGTTTATTTAGATAACTCATTAAGCACACAAGCTAAAGGTGAGAAGGGTTTTTTATTGCAAGTTGCAGCCAAAGAAATCATAGAAAATGCGCCACAATCAAATACATATTCTTTGTTAACCAATGATGAATTTTACGATGATATTTCATTTTCTGAGCTTAAAAAGCTAGTATTAGAACTAAATTATTCCTCAAAAAAGCCTTCTTTAAATAGTATTTTATTAAAAATAGATGCACTTTCAAAAAAACAAACAAAAACTTTAAATGAAACTATTTTAATATCTGATTTTCAGAATATATACAATAATGAGTTTACAAATGTAACACCCCCTTTTTCAGTAATAAAATTGACTGAATCTCAAAAAAACAATATTTCTATAGACAGTGTTTTTACGAGTAACTCTATGGATGAAACTACGTTACATGTTGTTGTAAAAAATCAAGGATCATCAAAACAAAATGTTCCAATTGCGTTGTATAATGAAAAAGAATTATCAAGCAAACAATCTTTTTCAATTGAAGAAAACTCAACAAAAACCATTTTATTTTCCATCCAAAAAAAAGAAGCTTTTAACGGAAAAATAAGTATCTCTTCTAGCGATACTTTTTCTTTTGATAACACCTTTTATTTTCATCTAAAAACTGCTAAAAAAATTAATGTTTTGGCTATCGGAAATGAGGTTGATTTTTTATCAAAAATATACACTGAAGATGAGTTTAATTTCACTCAAAATTTATCTGAAAATATCAATTATAATTTGATACCAAAACAAGAAATTTTAATACTCTTTGAGTTGGAAAAAATTTCAGAAATTTTATCAAAAAGTGTACAAGATTTTATTTCAAAAAGTGGTAGTGTTGTAGTGATTCCAAATCCAAATTCCGACATAAATTCTTACAATCAATTTTTACAAAAATTTTCTTCTTCAACTTTTTCAAATAAAAATATCGATTCTTTAAAAATTACAAACATTATTGAAAGTCATCCTTTTTTTAAAAATGTATTTTCAAAAAAAGTAGAAAATTTTCAATATCCAACAGTCAATCATTTTTATGAAATCAATTCAAAAAATGATACCAAAATGGTCACTTTCGAAAACAACTCATCTTTTCTAAGTCAAATAAATATTCCTTCAGGAGCTTTGTATGTTTTTACAAGTGCTATCAACAAAAAAAATAGTTCGTTTCAGAATTCTCCTTTAATTGTTCCTATTTTTTACAATTTCGGGAAATTTAGTTTTTTACAATCGCAATTGTATTATTTTTTGGATGATGAAAATAAAATTGATGTTGATATTCAACTTCAAAAAGATGAAATTTTAGAGATTTCAAATACAACAACTACTTTTATTCCTATTCAACAAACTTTTCAAAACAAAGTAACTTTAACAACTAAAGAAAATCCTTCTGAAGCTGGTTTTTACAACATCAACAAAAAAGGTGAAATAATAGAAACCATTGCTTTTAACACACCAAAAGAAGAAAGTTTATTACAATTTTTAGATGTTGCACAACTAGAAAAAACAAATCCAAATATCACAGTTTCTGATGCTGTTTCAACTGTTTTTAAAAACATCAAGAAAAAAAATGAAGTTCAATCACTTTGGAAATGGTTTTTAGCGTTGGCAATTGTATCTTTGTTTTTAGAAATTTTAATTTTGAAATTCTATAAACCATGA
- a CDS encoding dihydroorotase: MKTLLKNATIIDTESQHHLQKKDVLIVNGIIEKIENSIEVSSDTNLVNLENLHISCGWFDTSVCFGEPGFEERETIKNGLQVAAKSGFTAVAVNPNTHPVIDSKSDVEFLINKASKFATKLFPIGALTKNCEGKDLSELFDMQQSGAIAFGDYTKSISNDNLMKIALLYAQNFDGLVLSFPKNNSIAAEGIANEGVNSTQLGMKGIPALAEHLQITRDLFLLEHTGGKLHIPTISTSKSVDLIKEAKKKGLQVTCSVSVHHLVLTDDELHGFDSNFKTTPPLRTKEDVKALQTAVKSGVIDMITSDHNPIDIEHKKVDFSEAKNGVIGLESAFGALNSVLDLTDFIPLLTSKPRSIFGIEKTSIKEGAKADLSLFNPSEKIVFSKKNILSASKNSPFLDKNLQGKVYGIFANNQLVLS, from the coding sequence ATGAAAACACTTCTTAAAAACGCAACAATTATAGATACTGAAAGTCAGCATCACCTTCAAAAAAAAGATGTTTTAATTGTAAATGGAATTATAGAAAAAATTGAGAATTCTATTGAAGTTTCTTCAGATACTAATTTAGTAAACCTAGAAAACTTACATATTTCTTGTGGTTGGTTTGATACAAGTGTTTGTTTTGGTGAACCTGGTTTTGAAGAACGAGAAACCATCAAAAATGGTTTGCAAGTAGCTGCAAAAAGTGGGTTTACGGCTGTTGCTGTCAATCCGAATACTCATCCTGTAATTGACTCTAAATCAGATGTTGAATTTCTCATCAATAAGGCTTCAAAATTTGCAACAAAATTATTTCCAATTGGAGCATTGACAAAAAACTGCGAAGGCAAAGATTTGTCAGAATTATTTGACATGCAACAATCAGGAGCAATTGCTTTTGGAGATTATACAAAATCCATTTCAAATGATAATTTGATGAAAATTGCCTTATTGTATGCTCAAAATTTTGATGGTTTGGTATTGAGTTTCCCTAAAAACAATTCAATTGCTGCAGAAGGAATTGCAAATGAAGGAGTCAACAGTACACAATTAGGCATGAAAGGAATTCCGGCTTTGGCTGAGCATCTTCAAATCACTAGAGATTTGTTTTTATTAGAACATACAGGAGGCAAATTGCACATTCCAACAATTTCCACTTCTAAATCTGTTGATTTAATTAAAGAAGCCAAAAAGAAAGGATTGCAAGTAACGTGTAGCGTTTCTGTGCATCATTTGGTGTTGACAGATGATGAATTGCATGGTTTTGATAGCAATTTTAAAACAACTCCTCCATTAAGAACAAAAGAAGATGTAAAAGCTTTGCAAACAGCTGTAAAATCAGGAGTTATTGATATGATTACTTCTGATCACAATCCGATTGATATTGAGCATAAGAAAGTTGATTTTAGTGAAGCCAAAAATGGTGTTATTGGTTTAGAAAGTGCTTTTGGAGCATTGAATAGTGTTTTAGATTTGACAGATTTCATTCCGTTATTAACCTCAAAACCAAGAAGTATTTTTGGAATAGAAAAAACAAGCATTAAAGAAGGTGCAAAAGCTGATTTATCCTTATTTAATCCATCAGAAAAAATTGTGTTTTCAAAAAAAAACATCCTTTCAGCTTCAAAAAACAGTCCTTTTCTTGATAAAAACCTACAAGGAAAAGTGTATGGAATCTTTGCAAATAATCAACTTGTTTTATCCTAA
- a CDS encoding alpha/beta hydrolase — MSLQYLVRVPKKVIENPPLLILLHGYGSNKEDLFSFADELQDELLIISAEAPHEMGFGGFAWYAINFDAINGKFSDLDQAKKSIDIIANFIDEIKEKYQTNPDKTFILGFSQGAILSYSLSFFYPNKVQHVVALSGYINQELLPKEISKSIKTDYYCSHGTVDQVLPIEWARKSSPFLTNLGLKNVYFEYPVGHGVAPQNFYSLKSWIQDRL, encoded by the coding sequence ATGAGTTTACAATACTTAGTTAGAGTTCCTAAAAAAGTAATAGAAAATCCGCCTTTATTAATTTTATTACATGGTTATGGAAGTAATAAAGAAGATTTATTTTCATTCGCTGATGAATTACAAGACGAACTTTTAATCATTAGTGCAGAAGCTCCTCATGAAATGGGTTTTGGAGGTTTTGCTTGGTATGCCATTAATTTTGACGCCATCAATGGAAAATTTTCAGATTTGGATCAAGCAAAAAAATCAATTGATATAATTGCGAATTTTATTGATGAAATCAAAGAAAAATACCAAACAAATCCTGATAAAACCTTTATTTTAGGATTTAGTCAAGGTGCTATTTTAAGCTATTCTTTGAGTTTCTTTTACCCAAATAAAGTACAACATGTTGTTGCTTTGAGTGGTTATATCAATCAGGAATTATTACCAAAGGAAATTTCAAAATCAATCAAAACTGATTATTATTGTTCACATGGAACTGTTGATCAAGTTTTGCCAATTGAATGGGCAAGAAAAAGCAGCCCTTTTTTAACAAACTTAGGATTAAAAAATGTGTATTTTGAATATCCTGTAGGTCATGGAGTGGCACCTCAAAATTTTTACAGTTTAAAATCTTGGATACAAGATAGATTGTAA
- a CDS encoding MBL fold metallo-hydrolase, translating to MNTTKKLLKITFLGTGTSQGIPMIASNDPVCLSKDFKDKRLRSSIMISFDDFTIVIDCGPDFRQQMLREKVQSIQGVFFTHEHADHTAGIDDLRPFCYQIGEMPIYLNKRTLQSLERRFEYVFSKENRYPGAPSVFPVLVENKPFYFHDLEVLPISVMHGNLPILGYRIQNFAYLTDVKSIAKIEKEKLKNLDVLVVNALRIEPHPTHFNLQEALDFVAEIQPKTTYFTHISHKLGFHEEVSKKLPKNVFLAYDGLKIEV from the coding sequence ATGAACACTACTAAAAAACTGTTAAAGATTACTTTTTTGGGAACGGGCACTTCTCAGGGAATTCCTATGATTGCTAGTAATGATCCTGTTTGTTTGTCAAAAGACTTCAAAGACAAACGATTGCGTTCATCTATCATGATTTCTTTTGATGACTTTACAATTGTAATTGATTGTGGTCCTGATTTTAGACAACAAATGTTGCGAGAAAAAGTACAGTCTATTCAAGGAGTTTTTTTTACACACGAGCATGCAGATCATACAGCTGGTATTGATGATTTAAGACCATTTTGCTATCAAATAGGAGAGATGCCTATTTATTTGAATAAAAGAACATTACAGAGTTTAGAGCGGAGATTTGAATATGTTTTTAGCAAAGAAAATAGATATCCTGGTGCACCAAGTGTTTTTCCTGTGTTGGTTGAAAATAAGCCTTTTTATTTTCATGATTTGGAGGTTTTGCCAATTTCAGTAATGCATGGAAATTTGCCCATTTTAGGATATAGGATTCAGAATTTTGCTTATTTAACTGATGTTAAGTCAATAGCTAAAATAGAGAAAGAGAAATTAAAAAATTTAGACGTTTTGGTGGTAAATGCATTAAGAATTGAACCACATCCAACACATTTTAATTTGCAAGAAGCTTTGGATTTTGTTGCTGAAATTCAACCAAAAACCACCTATTTTACTCATATTAGCCACAAACTTGGCTTTCATGAAGAAGTTTCTAAAAAGCTGCCAAAAAATGTTTTCTTAGCCTATGATGGCTTGAAAATTGAAGTGTAA
- a CDS encoding nicotinate-nucleotide adenylyltransferase — MAISLKGDQEISNVLDTKSKALRINLNRDIYGTFAEIGAGQETVRNFFRSGGASGTIAKAMSAYDKDFSDSIYGMEEDGRYVSQSRLQRMLRHEMDLIEDRLSREKHPNKLFFSYANTVTTIDFARTFKGHGWVGIRFQLDPLEGYNEIVLHLRFKETDARLQQETLGVLGVNLIYGAFYLNDNPKELVKSFYDNLGSHQLEIDMVNFSGPRFMYVDNRLMSLTLLKNGMTNAVMFGPDGNNLLPAQVLYKKNILALRGSFRPVTKVNMDMFENSKKLFLSEKKVDKDKTQIIFEITLSNLTSEGKINERDFLDRAELLCSLGQNVMITNFQQYFKLVEYFSEFTKERMALAMGVYNLIQIFDEKYYRDLSGGILEAFGKLFFRDLKVYMYPYHDPDTGEYINSENLKVHPRMKELYKFFKNNGRLVDIKDFDKSNLDIFSRTVLKMIMDGEKGWEEMLPEGIAETIKQKRLFGYSKSRTKK; from the coding sequence ATGGCAATTTCTTTAAAGGGCGATCAAGAAATTAGTAATGTTTTAGACACTAAAAGCAAAGCGCTAAGAATTAATTTAAATAGAGATATTTACGGAACTTTTGCAGAAATTGGTGCAGGACAAGAAACTGTAAGAAATTTTTTTAGATCTGGTGGTGCTTCTGGTACAATTGCAAAAGCAATGAGCGCGTATGATAAAGATTTTTCTGATTCGATTTACGGAATGGAAGAAGACGGTAGATACGTTTCTCAATCTCGATTGCAAAGAATGTTGCGTCATGAAATGGATTTAATTGAAGACAGATTAAGTCGAGAAAAACATCCAAATAAATTATTTTTCAGCTACGCAAATACGGTTACAACTATAGATTTTGCTAGAACTTTTAAAGGTCATGGTTGGGTAGGAATACGTTTTCAGCTAGATCCTTTAGAAGGATATAATGAAATTGTTTTGCACCTTCGGTTTAAAGAAACTGATGCTCGATTACAACAAGAAACACTGGGTGTTTTGGGAGTAAATTTGATTTACGGAGCATTTTATCTGAATGACAATCCGAAAGAATTGGTAAAGTCATTTTACGATAATTTAGGAAGTCATCAGCTAGAGATTGATATGGTGAACTTCTCTGGACCTAGATTCATGTACGTTGATAACAGACTCATGAGTTTAACTTTGTTAAAAAATGGCATGACAAACGCTGTTATGTTTGGTCCTGATGGCAATAATTTGTTACCAGCACAAGTACTTTACAAAAAAAATATCTTAGCATTAAGAGGAAGTTTCAGACCTGTAACCAAGGTTAATATGGACATGTTTGAAAACTCAAAAAAACTCTTTTTATCAGAAAAAAAAGTTGATAAAGATAAAACTCAAATCATTTTTGAAATTACACTAAGTAACCTAACTTCTGAAGGAAAAATCAATGAACGTGACTTTTTGGATAGAGCAGAATTGTTGTGTTCATTAGGCCAAAATGTAATGATTACAAACTTCCAACAATATTTCAAATTAGTTGAATATTTCAGTGAATTTACCAAAGAGAGAATGGCTTTAGCTATGGGAGTTTATAATTTAATTCAAATTTTTGATGAAAAATATTATCGAGATTTGAGTGGAGGAATATTAGAAGCTTTCGGAAAACTGTTTTTTAGAGACTTAAAGGTTTACATGTATCCTTATCACGATCCTGATACAGGCGAATATATCAATAGTGAAAACCTGAAAGTACATCCTAGAATGAAAGAATTGTACAAATTCTTTAAAAATAATGGGCGCTTGGTTGATATCAAAGACTTTGATAAAAGTAATTTAGATATTTTCTCAAGAACAGTTCTAAAAATGATTATGGATGGTGAGAAAGGATGGGAAGAAATGTTGCCTGAAGGAATTGCTGAAACCATCAAGCAAAAAAGATTATTTGGTTACTCAAAATCAAGAACTAAAAAATAA
- a CDS encoding RNA polymerase sigma factor produces the protein MISEITLIEQLKNASTKNDAFRELVKQYKERLYWHIRKIVISHDDADDVLQNTFIKIFKNIESFNQECKLYSWMYRIATNESITFINKRAKEKNIDIADVYKELAGSLETDDFFSGGEIQLILQKAIATLPQKQQIVFNMKYFDEMKYEEISEILETSVGALKASYFHAVKKIEYYIKSKAN, from the coding sequence TTGATAAGCGAAATTACTTTAATTGAACAATTAAAAAATGCCTCAACAAAAAATGATGCATTCAGAGAATTGGTGAAACAATACAAAGAACGATTGTATTGGCACATCAGAAAAATTGTAATTTCACATGATGACGCTGATGATGTACTTCAAAATACTTTCATAAAAATTTTTAAAAATATTGAATCTTTCAATCAAGAATGTAAGTTATACTCTTGGATGTATCGAATTGCCACGAATGAATCAATAACATTCATAAACAAAAGAGCCAAAGAAAAAAACATTGATATTGCTGATGTTTATAAAGAATTAGCTGGTTCTTTAGAAACTGATGATTTTTTTTCTGGCGGAGAAATTCAATTAATTTTACAAAAAGCGATTGCAACTTTACCTCAAAAGCAACAAATTGTATTTAATATGAAATATTTTGATGAAATGAAATATGAAGAAATTTCTGAAATTTTAGAAACATCAGTTGGCGCATTGAAGGCTTCATATTTTCATGCTGTCAAGAAAATAGAATATTATATTAAATCAAAAGCTAATTAA
- a CDS encoding sensor of ECF-type sigma factor, giving the protein MKTLITCLFLTITFGFSSIAQERNESREKIKALKIAYLTEQLALTTNEAEKFWPIYNAFDKEQHELRSKQRFEMRKALRKEGAYDAMDEKEAEKLINLKLATDKQLHESEKEFIQKISSIISFKKIIKLQMAEIEFGRKLLKKYNQRDKKE; this is encoded by the coding sequence ATGAAAACACTAATAACTTGTCTTTTTTTAACAATAACTTTCGGATTTTCTTCTATTGCACAAGAACGAAATGAGAGCAGAGAAAAAATAAAAGCATTAAAAATTGCTTATCTAACTGAGCAACTTGCACTTACAACTAACGAAGCAGAAAAGTTTTGGCCTATTTATAATGCTTTTGATAAAGAGCAACATGAATTAAGAAGCAAACAACGTTTTGAAATGAGAAAAGCTTTAAGAAAAGAGGGCGCTTATGATGCAATGGATGAAAAAGAAGCTGAGAAATTAATCAATCTAAAATTGGCTACAGACAAGCAATTGCATGAATCTGAAAAAGAATTTATTCAAAAAATAAGTAGTATTATTTCTTTTAAGAAAATCATTAAATTACAAATGGCTGAAATAGAGTTTGGTAGAAAACTTCTTAAAAAATACAACCAAAGAGATAAAAAAGAATAA
- a CDS encoding HAD family hydrolase, whose protein sequence is MHKNIKVIAFDADDTLWVNETYFREAELAFAKLLAKYETANTIDQELFKTEIRNLELYGYGIKGFVLSMIECALELSNYKINPKVIQDILEIGKQMLNKPIELLDGVEEVLQNLQPNYKIILATKGDLLDQERKLEKSNLAQYFHHIEVMTDKKAADYQKLIKHLDIDSSQFLMIGNSLKSDVLPVLEIGASAIHVPFHTTWIHEEVSESDTSDKNFHTVLNIKEVLPFF, encoded by the coding sequence ATGCATAAAAATATCAAAGTAATTGCTTTTGATGCTGATGACACACTTTGGGTTAATGAAACCTATTTTAGAGAAGCCGAATTAGCGTTTGCAAAATTGTTAGCAAAATACGAAACTGCAAATACTATTGACCAAGAACTGTTTAAAACCGAAATTCGGAATTTAGAGTTGTATGGTTATGGAATCAAAGGTTTTGTTTTGTCAATGATTGAATGTGCGTTGGAATTATCCAATTATAAAATCAATCCAAAAGTAATTCAGGATATTTTAGAAATTGGTAAGCAAATGTTAAATAAACCTATAGAATTGTTGGATGGAGTAGAGGAAGTATTGCAAAATTTACAGCCAAATTATAAAATTATTTTGGCAACTAAAGGTGATTTGTTAGATCAAGAACGCAAATTAGAGAAATCGAATTTGGCGCAATATTTTCATCATATTGAAGTAATGACTGATAAAAAAGCAGCAGATTATCAAAAACTCATCAAACATTTGGACATTGATTCTTCTCAATTTTTGATGATTGGAAACTCATTAAAATCAGATGTGTTGCCAGTTTTAGAAATTGGTGCATCAGCAATTCACGTTCCATTTCATACCACTTGGATTCATGAAGAGGTTTCGGAAAGTGATACATCTGATAAAAATTTTCATACAGTATTAAATATCAAAGAAGTATTGCCATTTTTTTAA